A single genomic interval of Pomacea canaliculata isolate SZHN2017 linkage group LG5, ASM307304v1, whole genome shotgun sequence harbors:
- the LOC112565318 gene encoding calmodulin-4-like: MLSYCILFALSTLYVSAQLHGGPHANIFNRVFNLFDKNHDDLVTVEEYREIFPTADMNGDGNITKEEFVTAWESITGHGPQEAEENRHSALLLFEEVSSTTTMSVEDEKHLFAVFDTNHDGVISREEFLTEWERIHPEHDNYTLQPHPEHPTHPTHPAV; this comes from the exons ATGCTGTCCTACTGTATCTTGTTCGCGCTGTCTACCTTGTATGTCAG tgcccAGTTGCATGGAGGACCTCACGCCAATATCTTTAACCGAGTCTTCAATTTATTTGACAAAAATCATGACGACTTAGTGACTGTGGAAGAGTACAGGGAGATATTTCCCACGGCCGACATGAATG GCGATGGCAACATCACGAAAGAAGAGTTCGTCACGGCCTGGGAGTCGATCACGGGTCACGGCCCCCAAGAAGCGGAGGAAAACCGACACTCGGCCCTGCTGCTGTTTGAGGAGgtctcctccaccaccaccatgagCGTCGAGGACGAGAAGCATCTGTTCGCCGTCTTCGATACAAACC ATGACGGGGTCATTTCCAGAGAGGAATTCCTGACCGAATGGGAAAGA ATCCACCCTGAGCATGACAATTACACACTGCAGCCGCATCCCGAGCACCCAACGCATCCCACTCATCCGGCAGTGTGA
- the LOC112565319 gene encoding uncharacterized protein LOC112565319 yields MLCTFIAIVLCGLVPVRTQVTHGHIWETLFTYLDPNGDGQITLNELTTASEGVDTDGDRVVTKSDFRSIWDALTAGAHDASATRQAGELLFSYITHGADTVSPSAFSQKLFSFLDSNGDGLVSKQEFLQAWVKIHPQSGSRTSPAP; encoded by the exons ATGCTTTGTACTTTTATCGCCATTGTTCTCTGTGGGCTAGTGCCCGTCAG GACACAGGTTACACATGGTCACATATGGGAAACTCTCTTCACTTATCTGGACCCAAATGGCGATGGTCAAATTACCTTGAACGAACTTACAACAGCAAGTGAAGGAGTCGACACTGATG GTGACCGGGTTGTGACCAAGTCAGACTTCAGGAGCATCTGGGATGCCTTAACTGCTGGCGCCCATGATGCGTCTGCCACTCGCCAGGCGGGAGAACTCTTGTTTTCTTACATCACCCATGGCGCGGACACAGTTTCTCCATCAGCCTTTTCAcagaagttgttttctttccttgatTCTAATG GTGACGGCCTCGTTTCTAAGCAAGAGTTTCTGCAAGCCTGGGTTAAA ATACATCCACAAAGTGGATCTCGAACTTCCCCAGCACCATGA
- the LOC112564547 gene encoding uncharacterized protein LOC112564547 has translation MSSTTCGMLIFYCFVLCLFPAVRSACEVWNEVFHLIDINNDGTITEAEFNSVVLNHSDLNNDGQVTKQEFTTELLRATQGVCDMNAVRLYSEQLFLLVAQPTQNSVPLARLGNLFDITDTNGDGVVVLDEYLLQMSMLALPTDRPHL, from the exons ATGTCTTCGACAACCTGTGGAATGTTGATTTTCTACTGTTTTGTTCTTTGCCTCTTCCCAGCAGTACg GTCTGCATGCGAGGTATGGAATGAAGTGTTTCATCTAATCGACATCAACAATGACGGCACCATCACCGAGGCGGAGTTTAACTCTGTCGTCTTAAATCATTCGGACTTGAATA ATGACGGACAGGTGACTAAGCAAGAATTTACGACAGAGCTTCTGAGAGCAACCCAAGGTGTGTGTGACATGAACGCCGTTCGACTGTATTCCGAGCAGTTGTTTCTCCTGGTGGCGCAGCCGACGCAGAATTCAGTTCCTCTGGCAAGATTGGGCAACCTCTTCGACATCACTGATACTAATG gtgatgGTGTGGTTGTTCTGGATGAATATCTATTACAGATGAGTATG CTGGCTTTGCCTACAGACCGGCCTCATCTATAG